Proteins encoded within one genomic window of Candidatus Goldiibacteriota bacterium:
- a CDS encoding DUF188 domain-containing protein: MKIVIDADAQPCRKEIIKLAKARGIKAVSVMSFAHHTQKEDGEEIINVESEPQAADIKIMNIAQAGDIAITQDSPLAYVLQGKGVITINSRGFLLDADTARGAMEAASKAKKSRRKKTGKIRIKGPHAFTDEDKNRLLTAVEKAITGSQI, encoded by the coding sequence GTGAAAATAGTAATAGACGCGGACGCGCAGCCATGCAGGAAAGAAATCATAAAACTGGCCAAAGCGCGCGGTATAAAAGCGGTGTCGGTAATGAGTTTCGCTCACCACACACAAAAAGAAGACGGTGAAGAGATAATAAATGTTGAAAGCGAGCCTCAGGCCGCGGACATAAAAATAATGAACATAGCGCAGGCGGGCGACATAGCCATAACACAGGACAGCCCGCTGGCATACGTGCTGCAGGGCAAAGGCGTAATTACGATAAACAGCCGCGGGTTTCTGCTTGACGCGGACACGGCGCGCGGCGCCATGGAAGCCGCGTCAAAGGCAAAAAAGTCACGCAGAAAGAAAACAGGAAAAATAAGAATTAAAGGGCCGCATGCTTTTACGGATGAGGATAAAAACAGGCTTTTAACAGCTGTGGAAAAGGCAATAACGGGTTCACAAATATGA
- a CDS encoding NGG1p interacting factor NIF3: MKLTEIYKAAVETGINNDPRGAAAVNAILKETSKKYSELSPDRKKYYDTQKLYNPYADSRILHDAGNNIKTVLVGIDMEVPELLLMDRLNEKGMKIDAVIAHHPEGCAMVNFYEVMSMQADIFNSFGVNIAASEALLDKRKKEVGERVSAGNHYRVQDAAKLLNISMMNMHTPADNSVVKYLQKRFDSEKPKKVSDIIDMLMEEPEYKAYAKRGNGPEILIGNKDRSVKKVMVDMTGGTEGPKEIYEKVASAGVDTIVGMHFSADHKKELEKANLNVVIAGHISSDVVGMNIVLDAIEKKCGKLNVVDSSGFIRFKRK; encoded by the coding sequence ATGAAACTTACCGAAATATACAAAGCAGCTGTGGAAACAGGAATAAACAACGACCCGCGCGGCGCTGCGGCTGTAAACGCAATTTTAAAAGAAACTTCAAAAAAATATTCCGAATTAAGCCCTGACCGTAAAAAATATTATGACACGCAGAAACTGTATAACCCTTATGCCGATTCCAGGATACTTCACGACGCGGGCAACAATATAAAGACCGTGCTTGTGGGAATTGATATGGAAGTACCTGAACTGCTTTTAATGGACAGGCTGAATGAAAAAGGAATGAAAATAGACGCGGTTATCGCCCACCACCCCGAAGGGTGCGCCATGGTTAACTTTTATGAGGTAATGTCCATGCAGGCGGATATTTTTAACAGTTTTGGCGTGAACATTGCCGCTTCTGAAGCGCTGCTGGATAAAAGAAAAAAAGAAGTGGGCGAACGGGTAAGCGCCGGCAACCATTACAGGGTACAGGACGCGGCAAAGCTGCTGAATATATCCATGATGAATATGCATACTCCGGCTGATAACAGCGTTGTAAAATACCTGCAGAAAAGGTTTGATTCCGAAAAACCAAAAAAAGTATCCGATATTATTGATATGCTGATGGAAGAACCCGAATACAAAGCTTACGCAAAAAGGGGCAACGGGCCGGAAATACTTATAGGCAATAAAGACCGCTCTGTAAAAAAAGTAATGGTGGACATGACAGGCGGCACGGAAGGCCCCAAAGAAATATATGAAAAAGTCGCGTCAGCCGGCGTTGACACAATAGTGGGTATGCATTTTTCGGCTGACCATAAAAAAGAACTTGAAAAGGCAAATTTGAACGTTGTCATAGCCGGGCATATTTCATCTGACGTGGTTGGAATGAACATAGTGCTGGATGCCATAGAAAAGAAGTGCGGAAAGTTAAATGTGGTGGACAGCTCCGGTTTTATAAGGTTTAAACGTAAGTGA
- a CDS encoding DNA-3-methyladenine glycosylase translates to MKAGFYLQNSVSAAKALLGKYLVRRQGAVIMAAKIVETEAYRGKKDPGSHAFKKRTPRNEVMFETSGRAYVYFCYGNHYLFNIVTEPEGTAGAVLIRAVEPARGIKEMKKNRNAEGINLTNGPAKFTQAMAIGKGQNRADLTKNEIYICEGPKEKFGIAAKSRIGIKTGLNLKWRFYIKGNSYVSKP, encoded by the coding sequence ATTAAAGCCGGTTTTTACCTTCAGAATTCTGTAAGCGCGGCTAAAGCGCTTCTTGGGAAATATCTGGTGCGCAGACAGGGCGCGGTTATTATGGCCGCTAAAATAGTGGAGACCGAAGCGTACAGGGGGAAAAAAGATCCCGGAAGCCACGCGTTTAAAAAAAGAACTCCAAGAAACGAAGTTATGTTTGAAACTTCAGGGCGCGCTTATGTTTACTTCTGTTACGGAAATCACTACCTTTTTAATATAGTCACGGAGCCCGAAGGCACTGCGGGAGCTGTCCTTATCAGGGCGGTAGAACCTGCACGCGGCATAAAAGAAATGAAAAAAAATAGAAATGCCGAAGGAATAAATCTTACCAACGGGCCGGCAAAGTTTACGCAGGCAATGGCAATAGGAAAAGGGCAAAACCGGGCTGATTTGACAAAAAATGAAATATATATATGTGAAGGGCCAAAAGAAAAGTTTGGCATTGCAGCCAAAAGCAGAATAGGGATAAAAACCGGGCTGAATTTAAAGTGGAGATTTTACATAAAGGGAAACAGTTACGTTTCAAAACCATGA